Proteins from one Chitinophaga oryzae genomic window:
- a CDS encoding carboxymuconolactone decarboxylase family protein yields METFLAPVEHPKSLIMKLAYYFTRKQFGKVLAPLKVHSVRLPAAFGMFYGKVNKLDKKLTLSNETAMLVRQQVARLNICLFCMDIARYEVIRSSMDSAKFDALPDYSTSALFTPAEKALLDYTTELTLHKKVHPDTFSRMAMFYNETQICEVVWLIASEHLYNMTNIGLNIHSDMLCDLRRRG; encoded by the coding sequence ATGGAAACTTTTCTCGCCCCTGTGGAGCATCCTAAAAGCCTGATCATGAAACTGGCTTATTATTTCACCCGTAAACAGTTCGGTAAAGTACTGGCGCCCCTGAAAGTACACAGCGTAAGGCTACCGGCAGCCTTCGGGATGTTTTACGGCAAAGTGAATAAACTGGATAAGAAGCTGACGCTGAGCAACGAAACCGCTATGCTGGTGCGCCAGCAGGTGGCCCGCCTGAATATATGCCTGTTCTGCATGGACATTGCCCGGTATGAGGTGATCCGTAGCTCTATGGACAGCGCCAAGTTCGACGCTCTGCCGGACTACAGCACCAGCGCGCTGTTCACGCCGGCGGAAAAAGCCCTGCTGGACTATACCACAGAGCTTACCCTGCATAAAAAGGTACACCCGGACACTTTTTCCCGTATGGCCATGTTTTATAACGAAACACAGATCTGTGAGGTGGTCTGGCTGATCGCCAGTGAGCATCTGTATAACATGACTAATATCGGGCTGAATATCCACTCCGATATGTTGTGCGATCTGCGCAGGAGGGGATAA
- a CDS encoding DMP19 family protein produces the protein MDEQRQAFEDYSFAVTGKLFDQHGGKMEQLSEKEQEVVRIWRLEADMYNGGFLQYFCNWGPENFEKTQQILTRLGAGKSLAIITECEKMIAVLKDDDRIQELWDIPKYLDEYLDEEQQQRLNELDEEYWENPDDLQLLAYNYYLKHDA, from the coding sequence ATGGATGAACAACGACAGGCATTTGAAGATTATTCGTTCGCTGTAACCGGAAAACTCTTTGATCAACACGGCGGTAAAATGGAACAACTGTCTGAAAAAGAGCAGGAAGTAGTGCGGATATGGAGGCTGGAGGCAGACATGTATAATGGCGGCTTTTTGCAATACTTCTGTAACTGGGGCCCTGAAAATTTTGAGAAAACACAACAGATACTCACCCGGTTAGGTGCCGGTAAAAGCCTGGCTATCATCACCGAATGTGAGAAAATGATCGCCGTGCTAAAAGACGACGACAGGATTCAGGAGCTGTGGGATATCCCCAAATACCTCGACGAATATCTCGATGAGGAACAACAGCAACGGCTCAACGAACTGGATGAAGAATACTGGGAAAACCCGGATGACTTGCAATTACTAGCTTATAACTATTATCTGAAACATGATGCGTAA